The genomic region TGCGAAAGGGCCTCGAGCTCCTGCCAATCCGCCGACAAGTCCCCCCCAGGGACCAGAGCATCTCCGGATTCAACACTGGTTGACAATTTACTGTTTGCCTCTCTGGTAGCTGTGTACAGCCTTGGCGCCCCAGCCTGGTGCTCCAACCGGTAGACAATTACTGCCATAGCAGACTTTGCTCATTGCCGTCAAAACAGAAGCCTGGGGATCGAAAGAGACATACTGGCAATCTTCGGGTGGATGACAGCTTGAGGCAAAGATGCTGCTGGTACTATTTTGCCAGTCTGTCTAATGAAATATTGATTGGACATTCTTGAGGCCTTTTTTCAATGGGATGCCAGCATAACAGCGACGAACTCGGCAACTTGTTGGCAAGTTTTTTTAAATTGATTCAAAAAAAAGATATGTGTTAAACTACCACGGTTTTTAATTGTGAAGTGCGGCAGCAAGGTTCCTTGTTGTTTGCGGAGCGCAGATGAGAGTGAAATTCTGGGGAGTTCGCGGGTCTATCCCAGCTCCCATCCAACCACAAGATATCGAAGACAAGATTATCAGGGCATTGGTGGGCGCCAAAGATATGTCGCTGTCGAGCCACGAGGAAGTGGTCCGCTATGTGCAGAATCTGCCCTACCTCCAGCGCAGCACCACCGGAGGCAACACCTCCTGTGTGGAGGTAACAGGGGATCATTCGGAAATTATCCTCGATGCCGGCTCCGGCATCCGCCAGCTGGGAATGGAGCTGATGCGAGGCCCCTGCGGTCAAGGCAGAGGAGTCATTCACCTGCTCATGAGCCATACCCACTGGGACCATATTATGGGATTTCCCTTTTTTATGCCTGCTTATATCCCGGGTAATCGGATTATTATTTATGCTCGCCATCCTCAAATCGAAGAACGCTTCCGCAACCAACACCACCCCAACCATTTCCCGGTGGCTCTAGAAACCATGTCAGCACACATTGAGTTCGTTTCCTTGAAAAGCGACTCTCTGTTCACCAATGGCGAGTTTAACATCTCCACCATAGCTCTGCGGCATCCAGGCGGCTCGTACGCCTACAAGATCGAAAAAGATGGACGTGCTTTCATCTATGCCACTGACGGGGAATACAAGGATTTGTCCGAAGCAAAACTGCAGCGGTACCTAGAATTCTTTGCCAAGGGCCAGGCACTCGTATTTGATGCCCAGTTTACCCTGGAAGATGCCACGGAAAAGGAAGGCTGGGGACACAGTTCTTCATTTGTCGGTGTTGATATCGCTTTGCGGGCGGCTATAAAAGAGCTGATCCTTTTTCATCACGAACCCTCGTATAATGATGACAAACTGCAGGAGATCTATGACAAGACGCTCCATTACTATCAAAAGGTTCGCCAGGGTCGTACCCTGAACATCATCATGGCCAGAGAGGGCCTGGAGCTAACGATTTAACACGATGGGAGCAGCCATCCATAGCAGTCTCCCCAGTGTTGCTGCTTTGAAGCGCTGCAGCTGCAACGGGATCCCCTTTTATCGGTTTCGTCAACTCGCCGAGTGTGAAGCCGCAGGCCACGCCATTTTTACCAGGCTGGGTGGCGTTAGCCCTCCCCCATTTGATTCTCTGAACGTTGGCTACAACACTGGTGACAAGGCGGCCAATGTCCGGCAGAATCTGGCTAGAATCACCATGGTTACCGGGAGCTCCAGACTCCTTTTTTCTCGCCAGGTCCACGGCAGCAACATAATGATCGTCAATATGAGCCCTCAGATCGATCCCGAGCTGCCTTCTCCCTACCATGGTTATGACGGCTTCATTTGCCCTCTGCCGAATGTGGTTCTGCTGGTGAAAATAGCTGACTGCCAGGCTGTCTTGCTTTTCGATCGACAACAGCGCGTGGCGGCGCTGCTGCATGTTGGCTGGCGCGGCAACGTGGACAACATTGCTGCCAAAGCAGTCCATTTGATGGTACATCATTATCACAGCCGGCCGCAGGAGATTCTGGCGGCTATCGGCCCTTCTCTGGGACCTTGTTGTGCCGAATTTCGCCAGTGGCGAGACTATTTTCCAGGGCACTTCAGGGAGTTCGAGACAGAAGAAAACCACTTCGACCTCTGGGCCCTGAGCCGTCAGCAGTTGCTGGATGCTGGTCTGGTGGCCGAACATATTGAAATCGCCGGCCTCTGTACAAAGTGTCATACTGACATCTTCTTCTCCTACCGGGGCGAGGGAGAAACCGGCCGTTTTGCTGCTGCCTTGTGGACATGCGGTTAGCCGAATTGTGGCATGGCTGCTGCTTGCAAGGCAGCCAGAAGGATGAGCGTTCATTGCTCCTGAAAAACGCACCAGTACTTTTCAATGAGCAGGTGGCAGCGAATCTGTATCATGTGGGATTCGAGTGCCCTGACATTGCCCGCCGTGTTCAGCCCGGTCAGTTTCTCATGATCCGGGTGGCCAGGGAATTCGACCCTTTGTTGCGGCGGCCGTTTGCTGTGCATCGACTCGAATCCGCCTGCATTGAAATTCTCTACCGCGTTGTAGGCCGTGGCACCTCAATTCTTGCCGGGCTTACGCCTGGAGACAGTATCAACATTCTAGGGCCGCTGGGACGCGGCTTCCGCCTCCCATCCGGCGGAGGTCCCATTCTTCTTGTGGCCGGCGGCATAGGCATAGCTCCCCTGCCCTTTCTCGCAGAGATTCTGCTAGCTGCCGGGAACACCGGGCCGCATTATCTCTTGTTCGGAGCAGGCAAGGCTGAAGAACTCGTATGCGTGGACCACCTGGAGGATCTGGGATTTGTCACTACTGTGGTCACTGAAGACGGCAGTTCGGGAGAGAAGGGTCTGGTGACTGATCATCTGGAGAGATGGCTCGATGGACAGCAGCAGCTGCCCGTATTGATTTACTCCTGCGGACCCTATGCCATGCAAAGAAAAGTGGCGCACTGCGCCCTTCGCTTCGGCATACCCTGCCAGCTGTCTATGGAGGCCCTGATGGCCTGCGGCGTAGGTGCTTGTTTGGGCTGTTCTCTCCGCTGCAAACCACCTGCGTCTGAAACTGAACCTTACTATGCCAATGTCTGTCAACATGGTCCTGTATTCACAGCAGAAGAGATTATCTGGGAGCAATGTTGACAAGAAGCTGCAACTCTGACGTCTCTGGCTCACCATGGTAGTTATCGGCTATGGCTGGGTGGAGCGCAAGCAAGAATCAGCAGCAGAGGAGTATGTAGGTGACTGGCCCCACCTCTGAGACGAAGCCGCAATATTCGCCCTTGAACCGGCAGGGGTTGGCAGTACAACTGGGCCCTTTGCAGTTGAAAAATCCTGTCATGGTGGCCTCGGGCACTTTCGGCTATGGTCAGGAATATGTCGATATGGTCCGGCCAGACCTTCTGGGAGCGCTTGTGGTCAAGGGCATCTCCCTGGAACCACGCCCGGGCAATCCACCGCCGAGAATCTGGGAAACCTATGGTGGTATGCTCAATGCCATCGGCCTGCAAAATGTGGGGGCTCGGGTCTTTGTCGAGGAGAAGCTCCCCTGGTTGAAGACTTTTGCAGTGCCTGTGATCGTCAACATCTTTGGCAACACCCTCGAGGAGTACAGAAGCCTGGCAGCAATGCTGGACGGCTGCCCGGGCATCGCCGCACTGGAAATCAACATCTCCTGTCCCAACGTCAAGGCGGGCGGCATGGTCTTTGGCACCGACCCCCACATGGTATCCCAGGTTGTGGCTATGGTAAGGTCAGCAACTGCCCTGCCTATCATTACCAAACTCACCCCAAATGTCACTGATATCACAGTTACTGCCCGGGCTGCAGAGCAGGCTGGCTCAGACGCCCTGTCTTTGATAAACACCATCTCCGGCATGGCCGTGAATGTGGAGACCAGGAGACCGAGGTTGGCTAATGTGGTGGGCGGCCTGTCCGGGCCGGCAATAAAACCAATAGCTCTCAGACTGGTCTGGCAGGTAGTGCAAGCGGTCAGCATTCCTGTGATAGGTCTCGGCGGCATCTCGTCCACCGAGGATGCTCTCGAGTTTCTCATTGCTGGCGCCCGGGCCATTCAGGTGGGTACAGCAAACTTCGTCAATCCCCGCATCACCCTCGAGATTATTGAGGGATTGCAGACCTATCTCCAGCGGCATGGTTTCAGTCACATCAATGAAGTAATCGGTTCACTGCAACTCTCTGAGTCCAGCACAGACTAGCCAGCTCTCCTTTTCTCCCGCAACCGACGAATATCGCCAACCCTGATGGTAAAACGAGTGGCATCCAGATATTCCAGCAGAGGGATGGTGTACTTCCTGCTCGTCTCGGTAAGCTTCTTGAACTGCGGTGTGGTAATTTCTGCGTGACTCTCGAAAAATTGCAACAATCTTGTCTTGAGATC from Deltaproteobacteria bacterium harbors:
- a CDS encoding MBL fold metallo-hydrolase is translated as MRVKFWGVRGSIPAPIQPQDIEDKIIRALVGAKDMSLSSHEEVVRYVQNLPYLQRSTTGGNTSCVEVTGDHSEIILDAGSGIRQLGMELMRGPCGQGRGVIHLLMSHTHWDHIMGFPFFMPAYIPGNRIIIYARHPQIEERFRNQHHPNHFPVALETMSAHIEFVSLKSDSLFTNGEFNISTIALRHPGGSYAYKIEKDGRAFIYATDGEYKDLSEAKLQRYLEFFAKGQALVFDAQFTLEDATEKEGWGHSSSFVGVDIALRAAIKELILFHHEPSYNDDKLQEIYDKTLHYYQKVRQGRTLNIIMAREGLELTI
- a CDS encoding dihydroorotate dehydrogenase electron transfer subunit yields the protein MLLKNAPVLFNEQVAANLYHVGFECPDIARRVQPGQFLMIRVAREFDPLLRRPFAVHRLESACIEILYRVVGRGTSILAGLTPGDSINILGPLGRGFRLPSGGGPILLVAGGIGIAPLPFLAEILLAAGNTGPHYLLFGAGKAEELVCVDHLEDLGFVTTVVTEDGSSGEKGLVTDHLERWLDGQQQLPVLIYSCGPYAMQRKVAHCALRFGIPCQLSMEALMACGVGACLGCSLRCKPPASETEPYYANVCQHGPVFTAEEIIWEQC
- the pgeF gene encoding peptidoglycan editing factor PgeF, translated to MGAAIHSSLPSVAALKRCSCNGIPFYRFRQLAECEAAGHAIFTRLGGVSPPPFDSLNVGYNTGDKAANVRQNLARITMVTGSSRLLFSRQVHGSNIMIVNMSPQIDPELPSPYHGYDGFICPLPNVVLLVKIADCQAVLLFDRQQRVAALLHVGWRGNVDNIAAKAVHLMVHHYHSRPQEILAAIGPSLGPCCAEFRQWRDYFPGHFREFETEENHFDLWALSRQQLLDAGLVAEHIEIAGLCTKCHTDIFFSYRGEGETGRFAAALWTCG
- a CDS encoding dihydroorotate dehydrogenase gives rise to the protein MNRQGLAVQLGPLQLKNPVMVASGTFGYGQEYVDMVRPDLLGALVVKGISLEPRPGNPPPRIWETYGGMLNAIGLQNVGARVFVEEKLPWLKTFAVPVIVNIFGNTLEEYRSLAAMLDGCPGIAALEINISCPNVKAGGMVFGTDPHMVSQVVAMVRSATALPIITKLTPNVTDITVTARAAEQAGSDALSLINTISGMAVNVETRRPRLANVVGGLSGPAIKPIALRLVWQVVQAVSIPVIGLGGISSTEDALEFLIAGARAIQVGTANFVNPRITLEIIEGLQTYLQRHGFSHINEVIGSLQLSESSTD